In Leisingera methylohalidivorans DSM 14336, a single genomic region encodes these proteins:
- the recO gene encoding DNA repair protein RecO: MEWRDHGILLSMRRHGESSAIIDVFTEAHGRHAGMVRGGASRKLAPVLQPGAQLDVAWRARMEDHLGSYNAELLRSRAAVAMSGRLALAGLNTVTALLSFCLPEREPHPELYTRSEQLLDLLGNEELWPLAFLRWELGLLEEMGFGLDLTVCAVTGSQRRLEYVSPKSGRAVSREGAGEWADRLLPLPPVMLGKGDAGDAEILQALRTTGHFLETHLAPSLGNRPLPEARGRLMHLLSRRL; encoded by the coding sequence TTGGAATGGCGTGATCATGGCATACTGCTTTCGATGCGCCGGCATGGCGAAAGCTCAGCCATCATCGATGTCTTCACCGAAGCGCATGGCCGCCACGCGGGAATGGTGCGCGGCGGTGCCAGCCGCAAGCTTGCTCCGGTACTGCAGCCCGGAGCCCAGCTGGATGTGGCCTGGCGGGCCCGGATGGAGGACCATCTTGGCAGCTATAATGCAGAACTTTTGCGCAGCCGGGCCGCAGTTGCGATGTCCGGGCGGCTGGCGCTGGCGGGGCTGAATACGGTGACAGCGCTGCTGTCCTTCTGCCTGCCTGAACGCGAACCGCATCCTGAACTCTATACCCGCAGTGAACAGTTGCTGGATCTCTTGGGCAATGAAGAGCTTTGGCCGCTTGCCTTCCTTCGCTGGGAGTTGGGGCTGCTGGAGGAAATGGGCTTTGGGCTTGATCTGACAGTCTGTGCGGTCACCGGGTCGCAGCGCAGGCTTGAATATGTTTCTCCCAAATCGGGCCGGGCTGTTTCACGTGAAGGCGCCGGGGAGTGGGCAGACCGGCTGCTGCCCTTGCCCCCGGTGATGCTGGGGAAAGGCGATGCCGGAGACGCGGAAATCCTGCAGGCGCTGCGCACCACCGGCCATTTTCTGGAGACCCATCTGGCGCCTTCGCTGGGCAACCGGCCGCTGCCCGAGGCGCGCGGGAGGCTGATGCATCTGCTCAGCCGCCGGCTGTGA
- a CDS encoding META domain-containing protein — translation MPQSVLIFSLLLASACTGDETLSAYGAADEIWHISSIDNAVFPATARLNSPEPGKISGQAPCNNFRGVQTAPYPWFSIETLALTRAACPELAAETAFLQALRDMTLA, via the coding sequence GTGCCGCAGTCTGTTTTGATCTTCTCGCTGCTGCTTGCCAGTGCCTGCACCGGCGACGAAACTCTTTCAGCTTATGGGGCAGCGGATGAAATCTGGCATATCTCCAGTATCGACAATGCGGTCTTTCCCGCAACCGCCAGGCTAAACTCCCCGGAACCTGGAAAAATCTCGGGGCAAGCGCCCTGCAACAACTTCCGGGGCGTTCAGACCGCGCCGTACCCTTGGTTCAGCATAGAAACGCTTGCCCTGACGCGCGCCGCCTGTCCTGAACTTGCAGCCGAAACCGCATTCCTGCAAGCCCTGCGGGATATGACGCTGGCCTAA
- a CDS encoding GDSL-type esterase/lipase family protein encodes MTRLRLFLFPLFLLIAACASAVPSEHSPRILAMGDSLLAWHSLAGKSVSDTVARELQEPVVDRSVSAARIIYKLPVSAAAGMQIRRQYQPGKWDWVIVNGGGNDLWLGCGCFACNRKLDKLVSKDGRAGAIPGMLSELRATGAKVIYVGYLRSPGTGSLIEHCRDEGNELEARIERLAELDKGIHFLSLRDMVPFGDRSYHALDMIHPSVKASNEIGQRVAEIIQAN; translated from the coding sequence ATGACACGTTTGCGCCTTTTCCTGTTCCCGCTGTTCCTGCTGATTGCCGCCTGCGCTTCTGCCGTTCCGTCAGAGCACTCCCCCCGCATTCTCGCAATGGGGGATTCGCTGCTGGCCTGGCACAGCCTGGCCGGAAAATCCGTCTCCGACACCGTGGCCCGGGAACTGCAGGAACCGGTGGTCGACCGCTCCGTTTCTGCCGCGCGCATCATCTACAAGCTGCCGGTTTCCGCTGCGGCCGGCATGCAGATCCGCAGACAGTACCAGCCCGGCAAGTGGGACTGGGTGATTGTGAACGGCGGCGGCAACGACCTGTGGCTCGGCTGCGGCTGTTTTGCCTGCAACCGCAAACTGGACAAACTGGTCTCTAAGGACGGGCGCGCGGGTGCGATTCCCGGAATGCTGTCAGAATTGCGTGCGACCGGTGCCAAGGTCATATATGTCGGCTATCTGCGCAGCCCCGGAACCGGATCGCTGATTGAGCACTGCCGCGACGAGGGTAACGAGCTGGAAGCCCGCATCGAACGGCTGGCGGAACTGGACAAGGGCATTCACTTCCTGTCGCTCAGGGACATGGTGCCCTTCGGCGACCGGTCTTATCATGCGCTGGACATGATCCACCCATCGGTCAAGGCCAGCAACGAGATCGGCCAAAGAGTGGCCGAAATCATTCAGGCAAATTAG
- a CDS encoding acyl-CoA dehydrogenase family protein encodes MAHDGQDLHMKPTLIPDLLALTAASLEPLDQLLEAARASVKDMVSHEGRVSGQLVEENQVAAHGLSWLATYVFSLRQMQKWAEKLQGEGKFGEMEQLIHQIGFGEYLSQVYGGIQMNQSEIIRLQDLGLSQNVQRGLMVPAVMTLCEQGNSQAARTRLVELMEAQAGATMFGTSGLEEELEMIRDQFRRYAVEKVEPHAHDWHLKDELIPLSVIEELAEMGVFGLTIPEEYGGFGLSKASMVVVSEELSRGYIGVGSLGTRSEIAAELILCGGTDEQKAHWLPKLASAEILPTAVFTEPNTGSDLGSLRTRAVKDKNGDYKVTGNKTWITHAARTHVMTLLARTDPDTTDHRGLSMFLAEKSPGTDEAPFPTEGMTGGEIEVLGYRGMKEYELGFDNFHVKGENLLGGEENKGFKQLMETFESARIQTAARAIGVAQSALDIAMQYAQDRKQFGKSLINFPRVSGKLAMMAVEIMIARQLTYFSAWEKDHGHRCDLEAGMAKLLGARVAWAAADNGLQIHGGNGFALEYKISRVLCDARILNIFEGAAEIQAQVIARRLLA; translated from the coding sequence ATGGCCCACGACGGACAGGACTTGCATATGAAACCGACACTCATCCCCGACCTGCTGGCGCTGACCGCCGCATCCCTGGAACCTCTGGACCAGTTGCTTGAGGCAGCCCGCGCCTCGGTCAAGGACATGGTGAGCCACGAGGGCCGTGTTTCCGGCCAGCTGGTCGAGGAGAACCAGGTGGCTGCACACGGGCTGTCATGGCTAGCAACCTATGTCTTCAGCCTGCGGCAGATGCAGAAATGGGCCGAGAAACTGCAAGGTGAAGGCAAGTTCGGAGAGATGGAGCAACTGATCCATCAAATCGGCTTTGGCGAATACCTGTCGCAGGTCTATGGCGGCATCCAGATGAACCAGAGCGAGATTATCCGCCTGCAGGATTTGGGCCTTTCCCAAAACGTCCAGCGCGGGCTGATGGTGCCCGCAGTTATGACGCTCTGCGAGCAGGGCAACAGCCAGGCCGCACGCACCCGTCTGGTAGAGCTGATGGAGGCGCAGGCTGGCGCCACCATGTTCGGCACTTCCGGGCTGGAAGAAGAACTGGAAATGATCCGCGACCAGTTCCGCCGCTATGCGGTTGAAAAGGTCGAACCGCACGCCCATGACTGGCATCTGAAGGATGAGCTGATTCCGCTGTCGGTGATCGAAGAACTGGCAGAGATGGGCGTATTCGGCCTGACTATCCCCGAGGAATACGGCGGTTTCGGCCTATCCAAAGCGTCAATGGTGGTGGTGTCCGAAGAGCTGTCGCGCGGCTATATCGGTGTTGGCTCGCTGGGCACCCGTTCAGAAATCGCGGCCGAGTTGATCCTCTGCGGCGGCACTGACGAACAAAAGGCCCATTGGCTGCCGAAACTGGCCAGCGCCGAGATCCTGCCCACTGCTGTCTTCACCGAGCCGAATACCGGCTCCGACCTCGGCTCATTGCGCACCCGCGCGGTGAAGGACAAGAACGGCGACTACAAAGTGACCGGCAACAAGACCTGGATCACCCACGCTGCCCGAACCCATGTGATGACCCTGCTGGCGCGCACCGATCCGGATACAACCGACCACCGCGGGTTGTCGATGTTCCTGGCGGAAAAGTCACCCGGCACCGATGAGGCCCCGTTCCCGACTGAAGGCATGACCGGCGGTGAGATCGAAGTGCTCGGCTACCGCGGCATGAAGGAATACGAGCTGGGCTTCGACAACTTCCACGTAAAGGGGGAAAACCTCTTGGGCGGCGAGGAGAACAAGGGCTTCAAGCAGCTGATGGAGACCTTTGAATCAGCCCGTATCCAGACTGCGGCCCGTGCCATTGGCGTGGCCCAGTCGGCGCTGGATATCGCCATGCAATACGCCCAGGACAGAAAGCAGTTCGGCAAATCGCTGATCAACTTCCCGCGGGTTTCGGGAAAGCTGGCGATGATGGCGGTGGAGATTATGATCGCCCGCCAGCTGACCTATTTCTCGGCATGGGAAAAAGACCACGGCCACCGCTGCGACCTGGAGGCCGGGATGGCCAAGCTGCTGGGTGCGCGCGTTGCTTGGGCTGCTGCGGACAACGGGCTGCAGATCCACGGCGGCAATGGCTTTGCGCTGGAATACAAGATCTCGCGCGTTCTTTGTGACGCCCGGATCCTTAATATTTTTGAAGGGGCTGCGGAAATTCAGGCTCAGGTCATCGCCCGCCGCCTGCTGGCTTAA
- a CDS encoding sulfite exporter TauE/SafE family protein: MTALFSLISPAELAAAFGIALLAGTVKGLIGFAMPMIFISGLSVFLPPDLALAGLILPTLVANGMQALRQGPRAAIGSIRKFRVFLLTGLMCMLLSAQSVRLLPQQALLLVIGVPVTGFALLQLMGKAFSIRKPTRFSEAAVGGIAGFIGGVSGVWGPPTVAYLIALGTEKTEQIRVQGVIYGLGAVALLAAHIGSGVMRADTAPFSLALIVPAVAGMWMGGQLHDRIDQVLFRRATLVVLLVAGVNLLRRGLLM, translated from the coding sequence ATGACAGCATTGTTTTCTCTCATTTCCCCGGCAGAGCTGGCAGCAGCCTTTGGCATTGCACTGCTGGCGGGCACGGTCAAAGGCCTGATCGGTTTTGCCATGCCTATGATCTTCATCTCCGGTCTCAGCGTGTTTCTGCCGCCTGACCTGGCGTTGGCTGGATTGATTCTTCCGACACTGGTGGCCAACGGGATGCAGGCGCTGCGTCAAGGGCCGCGGGCCGCGATAGGCTCGATCCGGAAATTCCGGGTGTTTCTGCTGACGGGGCTGATGTGCATGCTGCTGAGCGCTCAGTCCGTGCGGCTGCTTCCGCAGCAGGCACTGCTGCTGGTAATCGGGGTGCCGGTCACGGGATTTGCCTTGCTCCAGCTGATGGGAAAGGCGTTTTCTATCCGTAAGCCAACCCGCTTCAGCGAAGCTGCCGTGGGCGGGATCGCCGGGTTTATTGGCGGAGTTTCCGGGGTTTGGGGGCCGCCGACGGTTGCCTACCTGATTGCGCTCGGCACTGAAAAGACCGAGCAAATCCGCGTTCAGGGAGTGATCTACGGCCTGGGTGCCGTGGCGTTGCTGGCGGCGCATATCGGCTCGGGTGTGATGCGGGCGGATACCGCACCGTTCTCGCTGGCGCTGATTGTGCCGGCCGTGGCAGGCATGTGGATGGGCGGGCAGCTGCATGACCGGATCGACCAAGTGCTGTTCCGCCGTGCAACGCTGGTGGTTCTGCTGGTTGCAGGGGTGAATCTGCTGCGCCGCGGCTTGCTGATGTGA
- a CDS encoding cation diffusion facilitator family transporter, with protein MHQRLSAEQLATGSILIALAVMGLKAAAWMMTGSVALLSDALESLVNIGGAVMAWFAVRYAQRPPDAGHPYGHHKAEYFSAVAEGTMIVIAALVIVHEAVNALGRPAAADWGAAGMVVNAVAMGVNLAWARVLLQAGRRLHSPALSAGGRHLMSDVWTSAGVLGGLVLALATGWAVLDPLLAILVAINILREGWLVIAASVNGLMDTAAPEGERARIEEIIHTTANGAMQVHGLKTRRAGRALFVEFHMVVDGAMSVRAAHDICDRVEAALTASIPDAQPVIHVEPEHKLEPAGIRPR; from the coding sequence ATGCATCAAAGGCTGAGCGCGGAGCAGCTGGCAACAGGCTCGATCTTGATCGCGCTGGCGGTCATGGGGTTGAAGGCCGCCGCCTGGATGATGACCGGGTCGGTCGCGCTGCTGTCGGATGCACTGGAGTCGCTGGTGAACATCGGCGGCGCCGTAATGGCCTGGTTTGCCGTGCGCTACGCCCAGCGGCCGCCGGATGCGGGCCATCCCTATGGCCATCACAAGGCGGAGTATTTCTCTGCTGTGGCTGAAGGCACCATGATTGTCATCGCCGCTTTGGTGATCGTGCATGAAGCCGTAAATGCTTTGGGCCGCCCGGCCGCAGCCGATTGGGGCGCAGCGGGAATGGTGGTCAATGCTGTGGCAATGGGCGTGAACCTAGCTTGGGCGCGGGTGCTGTTGCAGGCCGGACGCCGGCTGCATTCACCGGCGCTGTCTGCGGGCGGGCGGCATCTGATGAGCGATGTCTGGACTTCGGCAGGGGTACTGGGCGGCCTGGTGCTGGCGCTGGCCACCGGCTGGGCGGTGCTTGATCCGCTGCTGGCAATCCTGGTTGCGATCAATATCCTGCGCGAAGGCTGGCTGGTGATTGCGGCATCGGTGAACGGCTTGATGGACACAGCTGCCCCGGAAGGCGAGCGCGCCCGGATCGAGGAGATTATCCACACCACCGCCAATGGGGCGATGCAGGTGCATGGGCTGAAGACCCGCCGCGCCGGCCGGGCCCTGTTTGTCGAGTTCCACATGGTGGTCGACGGCGCCATGTCTGTCCGCGCCGCTCACGACATCTGCGACCGGGTCGAGGCCGCGCTGACGGCCTCCATCCCCGACGCGCAGCCGGTGATTCACGTGGAGCCCGAGCATAAGCTGGAACCCGCCGGGATCAGGCCGCGCTGA
- the dgt gene encoding dGTP triphosphohydrolase, with product MAMEWNRLLNPGRLCRPDYPEAPGREAYLQDYDRILFSEPFRRLAQKTQVHPLYSHDHVHHRMIHSMETCSVGRSLGTGVGHALLQEGRISPDQVLRIAGHVQAACLLHDIGNPPFGHSGEDSIGGWFAAQFQSVNGLAARIPADQQAEFAHFEGNAQGLRIAGRLEMARREGGMRLSYATLGAFLKYPCTRLVRDAVCGDGPAPYTGLKKFGVFASDTGLLDEICEATGMLHEGAGWYRRHPLAFLVEAADDICYRIMDIEDAGAVGDLDRSDVAAVLEDITGKRNREEDAAMPLNDRIALLRALSIGAASSAAVQAFMDNYDAIMSGEFDGDLIGASAKADAFSELQRLSVERIFAARRKTQLEVAGRQVLHRLLDHFHGLYADLAGCDWDQERLAKKHPHWKQLIRAVDLDLRGVEDPYTAMHSLADFVSGMTDRYAVKVRDMVTGSLQV from the coding sequence ATGGCGATGGAGTGGAACAGGCTGCTGAATCCGGGGCGGCTGTGCCGTCCGGACTACCCCGAGGCTCCGGGCCGCGAGGCCTATTTGCAGGACTATGACCGCATCCTGTTCTCCGAACCCTTCCGCCGTCTGGCGCAGAAGACCCAGGTGCATCCGCTGTACAGCCACGACCATGTGCATCACCGGATGATCCACAGCATGGAGACCTGCAGTGTCGGCCGGTCGCTCGGCACCGGTGTCGGCCATGCTCTGCTGCAGGAGGGCCGCATCTCTCCTGATCAGGTTTTGCGCATTGCAGGCCATGTGCAGGCTGCCTGCCTGCTGCATGATATCGGCAACCCGCCCTTCGGGCACTCAGGCGAGGACAGCATCGGCGGCTGGTTTGCAGCGCAATTTCAATCCGTAAACGGGTTGGCTGCCCGTATCCCGGCGGACCAGCAGGCCGAGTTCGCCCATTTCGAAGGCAACGCCCAAGGGCTGCGGATCGCCGGGCGGCTGGAAATGGCACGGCGCGAGGGCGGCATGCGGCTTAGCTATGCAACACTGGGCGCCTTCCTGAAATACCCCTGCACCCGGCTGGTGCGTGATGCCGTCTGCGGTGACGGTCCGGCGCCCTATACAGGCCTCAAAAAATTCGGCGTCTTTGCCTCTGACACCGGACTGCTCGACGAAATCTGCGAGGCCACTGGCATGCTGCACGAAGGTGCAGGCTGGTACCGCCGGCATCCGCTTGCTTTCCTGGTCGAGGCGGCGGACGACATCTGTTACCGGATCATGGACATCGAAGATGCAGGCGCGGTCGGCGATCTGGACCGGTCCGACGTGGCAGCGGTACTGGAGGACATCACCGGCAAACGCAACCGTGAGGAAGACGCGGCCATGCCGTTGAATGACCGGATCGCCCTGCTGCGCGCACTATCAATCGGGGCTGCCAGCAGCGCCGCGGTGCAGGCGTTCATGGACAATTATGACGCTATCATGAGCGGCGAGTTCGACGGTGATCTGATCGGCGCCTCTGCCAAGGCAGACGCGTTCTCCGAACTGCAGCGTTTGTCGGTGGAGCGGATCTTTGCAGCGCGCCGCAAGACACAGCTGGAAGTGGCCGGCCGCCAGGTGCTGCATCGCCTTCTCGACCACTTTCACGGGCTTTATGCCGATCTCGCTGGCTGTGATTGGGATCAGGAACGGCTGGCCAAGAAACACCCTCACTGGAAGCAGCTGATCCGCGCCGTGGACCTGGATTTGCGCGGGGTGGAAGACCCGTACACGGCCATGCACTCGCTTGCAGACTTTGTCTCCGGCATGACTGATCGCTATGCGGTCAAGGTCCGGGACATGGTCACAGGCTCGCTTCAGGTCTGA
- a CDS encoding methyl-accepting chemotaxis protein: MDKEALTVFNSIFSSGSAFVYRCANDENFTMKFMAGQIEKLCGCPKSDILGNAKVSYVGLTHAEDIDRVFADVDAAIEARENWDVAYRLSRPDGTAAWVRERGNAVYDDNGEMVYLEGLVVDASAEVNLRKELENTLQKTEADNAEILKLAENILRSVQKLSILAINAGIEAARAGKAGQGFAFLAREIKALADENNAWANRITDQMAGRDSSARDKIMRARAPDQT, encoded by the coding sequence ATGGACAAAGAGGCTTTAACGGTTTTCAACAGCATTTTCAGTTCCGGCAGCGCCTTTGTGTACCGCTGTGCCAATGACGAGAATTTCACGATGAAATTCATGGCCGGGCAAATCGAAAAGCTTTGCGGCTGCCCCAAATCGGACATCCTTGGAAATGCAAAGGTATCCTACGTCGGCTTGACACACGCCGAGGACATCGACCGCGTCTTCGCCGATGTGGACGCCGCCATCGAAGCGCGGGAGAACTGGGACGTCGCCTACCGGCTGAGCCGCCCGGACGGAACAGCCGCCTGGGTGCGCGAGCGCGGCAATGCAGTCTATGATGACAATGGCGAAATGGTATACCTTGAGGGGCTGGTCGTGGATGCCTCGGCCGAAGTCAACCTTCGCAAAGAACTCGAGAACACCTTGCAGAAGACCGAAGCGGACAATGCCGAAATCCTCAAGCTGGCAGAGAATATCCTGCGGTCGGTGCAGAAACTTTCGATCCTGGCCATCAATGCGGGCATCGAGGCCGCCCGGGCCGGAAAGGCAGGACAGGGATTTGCGTTTCTGGCGCGTGAGATCAAGGCGCTGGCCGACGAGAACAACGCTTGGGCGAACCGGATCACGGATCAGATGGCGGGCCGCGACAGCTCAGCCCGCGACAAGATCATGCGCGCACGGGCACCGGATCAGACCTGA
- a CDS encoding phosphoenolpyruvate carboxykinase has product MTSGRVNPQFRLEDQGIEGLGNVYYNFMEPALIEAALKRGEGTLGNGGAFLVTTGKFTGRSPKDKHVVKSDSVRDTIWWDNNAAMSTEGFDALYADMLEHMKGKDYYVQDLVGGADPAHAINVRMVTELAWHNLFIRTMLRRPEREDLDDFIADFTVINCPGFQADPKKHDCRSETVIAMNFDRKLILIGGTEYAGENKKSVFTLLNYLLPEKGIMPMHCSANHAKGNPVDTAVFFGLSGTGKTTLSADPDRVLIGDDEHGWAANGTFNFEGGCYAKTINLNAEAEPEIYATTSKFGTVIENMVFDPETKDLDFNDDSLTANMRCAYPLHYISNASESARGGHPKNIIMLTCDAFGVLPPIARLTPAQAMYHFLSGFTSKVAGTERGVTEPEPTFSTCFGAPFMPRRPEVYGNLLREKIAQHGATCWLVNTGWTGGAYGVGSRMPIKSTRALLTAALDGSLAEAEFRKDSNFGFDVPVTVPGVPEVLLDPRRTWDDQEAYDRQAAKLVQMFSDNFGQYLPYIDEDVKAAAIG; this is encoded by the coding sequence ATGACATCTGGACGGGTTAACCCGCAATTCCGCCTCGAGGATCAGGGCATCGAGGGTCTGGGAAATGTCTACTACAACTTCATGGAGCCGGCGCTGATCGAAGCCGCGCTGAAACGCGGCGAGGGCACGCTCGGCAATGGCGGCGCATTCCTGGTGACCACCGGCAAATTCACCGGCCGCTCCCCCAAAGACAAGCACGTCGTCAAATCCGACAGCGTCCGCGACACCATCTGGTGGGACAACAACGCAGCGATGAGCACGGAAGGCTTTGACGCGCTTTATGCCGACATGCTGGAGCATATGAAGGGCAAGGACTACTACGTCCAGGACCTGGTGGGCGGCGCTGACCCGGCCCATGCGATCAATGTCCGCATGGTGACCGAACTGGCCTGGCACAACCTGTTCATCCGCACCATGCTGCGCCGTCCCGAGCGCGAGGACCTGGATGATTTCATCGCTGATTTCACCGTCATCAACTGCCCCGGCTTCCAGGCCGACCCCAAGAAGCATGATTGCCGCTCTGAAACCGTCATCGCGATGAATTTCGACCGCAAGTTGATCCTGATCGGCGGCACCGAATACGCAGGCGAGAACAAGAAATCCGTGTTCACCCTGCTGAACTACCTGCTGCCGGAAAAGGGCATCATGCCGATGCACTGTTCCGCCAACCACGCCAAGGGCAACCCGGTCGACACCGCCGTGTTCTTCGGCCTCAGCGGCACCGGCAAGACCACCCTGTCCGCCGACCCCGACCGCGTCCTGATCGGCGATGACGAGCATGGCTGGGCGGCCAACGGCACCTTCAATTTTGAGGGCGGCTGCTACGCCAAGACCATCAATCTGAACGCTGAAGCCGAGCCGGAGATCTACGCCACCACGTCAAAGTTCGGCACCGTGATCGAGAACATGGTTTTTGATCCGGAAACCAAAGATCTGGACTTCAACGATGACAGCCTGACTGCGAACATGCGCTGCGCCTACCCGCTGCATTACATTTCCAATGCATCGGAAAGCGCCCGCGGCGGCCACCCGAAGAACATCATCATGCTGACCTGCGATGCCTTCGGCGTTCTGCCTCCGATCGCCCGGCTGACCCCGGCGCAGGCGATGTACCACTTCCTGTCGGGCTTCACCTCCAAGGTGGCCGGCACCGAGCGCGGCGTGACCGAGCCGGAGCCGACTTTCTCGACCTGCTTCGGCGCCCCCTTCATGCCGCGCCGCCCCGAGGTCTACGGCAACCTGCTGCGTGAAAAGATCGCCCAGCACGGCGCGACCTGCTGGCTGGTCAACACCGGCTGGACCGGCGGCGCCTATGGCGTCGGCAGCCGGATGCCGATCAAGTCGACCCGCGCGCTGCTGACCGCCGCACTGGACGGTTCGCTGGCCGAGGCCGAGTTCCGCAAGGACAGCAACTTTGGCTTTGACGTTCCTGTCACAGTGCCCGGCGTGCCGGAAGTGCTGCTGGACCCGCGCCGCACCTGGGACGACCAGGAAGCCTATGACCGCCAGGCGGCCAAGCTGGTTCAGATGTTCTCCGACAACTTCGGCCAGTACCTGCCCTATATCGACGAGGATGTGAAAGCAGCCGCCATCGGCTGA
- a CDS encoding response regulator transcription factor: protein MSKIALVDDDRNILTSVSMTLEAEGFEVETYNDGQAALDAFNKKLPDMAVLDIKMPRMDGMDLLQRLRQKSQMPVIFLTSKDDEIDEVLGLRMGADDYVKKPFSQRLLVERIRALLRRQEALGNDQAGTASPEAKVMERGNLRMDPLRHAVTWKGRDVSLTVTEFLLLQALAQRPGFVKSRDQLMDVAYDDQVYVDDRTIDSHIKRLRKKMRSADSDFAAIETLYGIGYRYNEE, encoded by the coding sequence ATGTCAAAGATTGCATTGGTAGATGATGACAGGAACATCCTGACTTCCGTTTCCATGACGCTTGAGGCCGAAGGCTTTGAGGTGGAAACCTATAACGACGGCCAGGCGGCGCTGGACGCATTCAATAAGAAGCTGCCGGACATGGCCGTGCTGGATATCAAAATGCCGCGCATGGACGGCATGGACCTGTTGCAGCGGCTGCGCCAGAAATCTCAGATGCCGGTGATCTTCCTCACCTCCAAGGACGATGAGATCGACGAGGTTCTGGGACTGCGCATGGGCGCGGATGATTATGTGAAAAAGCCGTTTTCCCAGCGGCTGCTGGTTGAACGGATCCGGGCGCTTTTGCGCCGTCAGGAGGCGCTTGGCAATGATCAGGCAGGCACGGCCAGTCCGGAAGCCAAGGTCATGGAGCGCGGCAACCTCCGCATGGACCCGCTGCGCCACGCGGTCACTTGGAAGGGCAGGGACGTGTCCCTGACGGTCACCGAATTCCTGCTTCTGCAAGCGCTGGCCCAGCGGCCGGGTTTTGTAAAAAGCCGCGACCAGCTGATGGATGTGGCCTATGATGATCAGGTCTATGTCGATGACCGCACCATCGACAGCCACATCAAGCGCCTGCGCAAGAAAATGCGCAGCGCGGATTCGGATTTTGCGGCAATCGAAACCCTTTATGGAATCGGTTACCGTTATAACGAAGAATAA